Below is a genomic region from Hemitrygon akajei unplaced genomic scaffold, sHemAka1.3 Scf000047, whole genome shotgun sequence.
ATACCCccgcattcttttaaattccacatttgcccaaagttgccaaagctctcctcatatggtaaccccttcattcccgcaATCATCTTCGTAaaactcctctgtactctctccaatgacacctcctttctgaaatatgggatccaaaactgttgacaattctcCAGGTGCGGCCTGACGAGTGTCtaataaaggctcagcatcacTCTTTTGATTCCCCTTGAAaaaaataccaacattgcatttgccttcattaccacaGACTCGACCCATAAATTAAAATTCTgaaagtcttgcacgaggactccgaaGTCTGATGTCTGGACCTTCTTCCCATTCAGATAATGATCCGctgtattgttccttttaccagaaGGTATTTTCATACAtctcccaacactgcattccatctgtgaCATTtctgcctattcttccaattggtctaagtcctgctgcaaacgccttgcttcctcagcactacctaaacctccatctacctttgtatcatccgcaaaaccatcaattccattaaattattgacaaacaatttgaaaagtagtggtcccaatactaacCCTGAGGAATACTACTAGTCAcgggtagccaaccagaaaaggccccttttattcccaatcgCTGCCTCCGGTCTGTCAGCGATTCCATTACCCTTGCCAGTACCTTTACTGCAATACCATACGATTGTAACTTTTAAAGGAGTATCATAAAGGTATTCagaaataccttctgaaaatccatgtaactGACATCCACTACCtgtcctttgtccactctgcttgttactacCTCGACGaactttaacagatttgtcaggcaagacttcacGTAACAGGGACCTCAATGACTTTGtcttattttgtcattagtctccaaacACCTCGAATCATCAAAATTAATAATAGACTCGAAcaattttccaaccactgaggtttggctaactggcttataatttactttatttctcccttctcccttcttaaagagtaaagTGACATGTGCAGTCCTCCACTCCtacgggaccatgccagaatcgagcaattcttgaaagatcacagccaatgcatctgttatctcttcaggaaCCTCTGTTAGGACtgcgggatgtagtccatctggcccaggtgacttatcccccTTAAGACCTTTTAGTATGCCGAGCACTTTTTCATTTATAGCAGCAATGACACTTACTCCTCCTGCCTGTCACTGCACACTGCTAGcgtgttccacagtgaagacatatGCAGAATACCCATTAGGATCTTCTGCCATTTATTTTATCCACATTACTATTTCACAGCATTACTATTGGATTTTCCAATGATCCAATGTCAATTTTCATCTCCTTTTACTCTTTGTAACTGAAAAACAGGTTAGTTATCGTGCTGTATATTACTAGCTTGCCTGGCCTCATAATTCaccttttccatttttatagcttttctcgttgccttttgttgtttTAAAAGGTTTcagcttcccactcacttttgacCTTTCTTTGGCTTCTATCCAGTCCTTAACGTCCTTTGTCAGCCACCGTTGCCTGCACATGCCATTTGGAGTCTTCTTACCCTGTGgaccatatctatcctgcgccttgtgaactgttcccaaaaaacttcagccatctctgctttgCCGTAATCCCCAATGGTATCCTTCTCTAATCCATCTGggcaagctcctttctcatgcctctgaaattcGCTCTGCAATACGATATacgtgacttgtgcttctctctctctcaaagtTCAGCATTAATgccatcatattatgattactgcctcctaaaggtttctttactttaagctccctgatAACATCTGCTTTATTACTtaacacccagtctaagatagcctttccccgagtagacATTCAATAACTTCCCTCTATTGCGATGAGATACTCCAAAGTATGCTTGATTGTCCTATTCCTCttgtatattgaagtcccccatttcaaATGTTTCATTACCTTTATTACATACCTTTTCCACCTCACTTTACCATCTCAACCCTTCTTCTTTGCTACTATTTTGAAGCCCATATATGATTCCAATAATGGCTTtattacccttgcaatttcttagctccacccacaaggattcaacattctctgaccccatCTCACCTCTTTCtagagatgtaattccatctctagcCAACAGCGCTACACCACTGACTATGTCGACCTGCCGGTCTATTCGGGACAAAGTGTATCCTTTGttgagctcccaactatggccttctttcatccatgactctgtgatgcccacaatgttataccgaccaatctctaactgtgcccaGAGTTTATGGACCTTATTCCAAATTCTGagcacatttaaatacaacaccttcaacaccttcagtcctgcatctgcacccttttgaattttgcctctctcCACATGTGGAACCTGTAACAGCGAATCTCAAACAGATCAGAAATGTTTCTGGACCATCGTTCATTTTCAGACACTCTTGTCTCTGATCTCCCGATTTCACCCAAACACTGTCTTTAACAAGTATTTTTACTCAGGAAAATATGTTGTGTGCTCCATGTTCATCAGTTCAAGCACTGACAATCTATTTCTGTCCGTCCTAAGATGTTCGAAGGAAACACATGGAGACTCTGCGGACacagactgaaacactgagagtgaacacgatcctgatgagggagaaggtgaaggttttccagctggttgatcgatacgctgagctcacggtcatttctactgttcgagatcggagactggtggaacatgagctgctggcaagaggcagagaccacgaggagtggagagagaaacatctccggGAGAAGCTGGAAAAAATACGGACTGATCAGTTATTCAGGAGGAGTTTTGTTCAAAAATTGAAAAGGTCTCTCTCTGGAAACAAATTTGGGATGtccgcagcagtggccggagtcccggggatcgggaaaacaaccatggtacaaaagattgtttatgactgggcgaCGGGGAAAATATTCCAAcgattccagtttgtcttcagtttcaaattccgagagttaaactccattaactgcagaataaacctgagagaactgattctggatcagtatccttactttgggaatttactgagagaggtctggaaaaacccagagggattgttgtttatattcgatggtttgtatgaattcaaacatataatcgattttgctgacagtcggagagatacagaacccaagcaccagtgcccagatcccgagtggtggtgtgaagtgtctgacattgtgtacagtttaatccagggcaagctgctcccagggtgttcagtgctggtgaccacccgccccaatgcgttacatttattggaaaaggcagagatcAGTGTCCGGGccgaaatcctgggatttgttggtgaggaaaggAAGGAATATTTCACCAGACATTTTGtagatcagacggtggcggaagctgttttcaaacacgtgaaggagaacgagatcctgtacaccatgagctacaacccctcctactgctggatcctcgctctggcactgggccccttcttcacacaaagagtcagggacccgcagcgagttcccaagaccatcacccaactgtactcctactatatttacaacatgctgaaaaaccacggccgtgagattgagagcccccgtgatgtgttactcagggttggtcagatggccttcagaggagtgtccaggaagaagattgtgtttacagatggagatttgatgaagtacaatctgcagccttcccagttcctgtccggtttcctgatggagcttttggagagagaggattctgcccggagcgtggtgtacacattcccacacctcatcatccaagagtttgtagctgcagtcgcacaattcctgaatccacatcctggGGATATCCTGATATTCCTCTctgaagcccacaacacgacagatgggcgatttgaggtatttctccgttttgttgctggtctctccttcccaatgacagctcggggcctggaggagattctgggtccatttcctcatcaaacaacctgccgggtgattgactgggtgaaggaggaggttaaacgccagagtagaAACAcgaggagtgaagctggtaaaaggagcttcctgaacacattgcactacctctttgagtctcagaatcgtggactggctcaggccgcactgggatctgtggaatcactttcattcagtggaatgacactgaccccgattgactgcgcggtcctgtctcatgtcatcggattctgtgatacaataaaacacctcgacctggagaactgccacattcagtttgaaggaatccagcggctgggacccgggctgcacaagtgccaggagttgaggtaacttgatttatctctcactctgaacagtgaaactgttccattgtgttgtttcaaagTAAATGAATTTAGGTTTAACTGCGATAAATCAGATTGTTGAGCAgtgtgacaaatgcccaggggatcggtcagtaattccccaaggacagGAGTGTTCTGTGgctccttgtgaagggatgttggagacttcatcagatcagtgaacaacggccattggtttaatggtactAAATCACAGGAgtggccgtgtttctcgctgcctgtgacacgtccattgactaTGTTCCTTCTtgctgttactgacacccagaccgacactgactgcagcaggtgggtcagagattcacacccccttcccgatgagggacaagagaccgtcagcaaactgtcccagtgagaaggaaagaaataccattgtgagattgtcctcccctgcccttccccgtgtgactatcaccatcagtccaccggtgtgactgtgctcactaccagatacacATACCCCATGGGTGAATCTTCTCTCCCGATTGTGGGACTCAGTTCAGACCCACCCCTTCCGTGTATCCATTTGTCTTGTGGGATTGTGTTTTCACATCAGTATCCTTATGTgagatctctattccccatcacACTTCCTCCTTCAAGTTCCGTCCTTTTCCTCACTGTGAGACGTTCTCCAACCCTGCTCCTTCCTACTGTCTCACAACAGGTACACTTTTCTAACCattggggaatgagacagaatatgtggagtttacagggtcacaccgacagactaaattcctgacattcggtgaatacgctggagctggtcagtgagggacattggcagtgatgggaactccgatcagtgatttactgaagggtttaatgtttcctgaaatatccaagtgagagaaattccctcagacccacggtttgaatcactttgttcatcaatttgtctgtttgtgttcaGACTCGGGGTGAATGaattgggagattcaggagtgaaactggtgtctgcggctctgaagaactcggagtgtaaaatacagaaactgtggtaagtagcAGACTGTGGCAGATTATGTTTCCAGttactgggtgtctgacactgaccAGTAATGTGATGAGTAATTATGCTGCTgctaaacactggggatttgtaccgtctcctgtctctctgtgtccttcaccctcaatctccctcatctccaggctgggggatgtcggtctcacagattctggtgccgaagaTCTcggctccgctctcagtacaaacccatcactgatggaGCTGGACCTGAAtggtaataaactgggagattccggagtaaaactggtgtctgcggctctgaggaacccggagtgtaaaatacagaaactggggtaagtaccagactgtgagagattgtgtttacagtcactgtgtgtctgacactgaacattaaggtgatcagtaattgtgttactgataaacactggggatttgtaccgtctcctgtctctctgtgtccttcaccctcactctctctcatctccaggctgttgAATGTCggcctcacagattctggtgccgaagatctcgcctccgctctcagtacaaacccatcactgacggagctgaacctgggattaaactcgctgacagaccgatctgtccccgctctccgccgcctcatactgacccttccgagtctggagcggatccggtgagtgtttgtgttaatgttcaatgtgataaaatatcagccgatccgcgggttttctggtgatatttgtctgtgagtgttgaaacattaacctcagtcccctgttactgacactgttgggTAATCTGTTTATTTCGTCTTTATTCCTCCATCTGATTCAGGCTGTGGGGgagtcggttcagtgagaccggggagaaggaactgagataTCTGCAGGTACCCAGACCCGGACTGCCAGTGACCGTGTAAAcaactgaatgtgtgaacatccccgttCGCGGGATGGTGGCATTTGGCTGATTCCCtgacctcccctttaactcccactTTACCTTGAATGGCCGCGCATCAGGTTTAATTCCCAACCGTTCCAACGGAACTGGCTCCAGTCTCGCGACATCGAAAGTGATCCCGCAGTGACTTATTTCCGCCTAATTGTCCAGCGGCCCAGCTTCCGCTGGATGTgctagttctagactccccctGGCAATCAGACAGTCAGGAAGAGCCCGGGATGGCGGGCTGGGACACTGGTGTCCCGGTGTGGGATTATCCCGGGATAATAATCTTTTTActccctttgctgaggaaggTGCATGCggcagtctggccgatataatgatgttaaattgacaaatccctcggcagtgaccctggatctgcagcgatcccggacacggccctgaagtgtgattttataatcatcggttcctcgatgcagagtgacggtgagaaacgggacggAATATTCAAACTGGCACTGGTTCttgccggtcagttaattgtgtgtgactgtgagtgagtcgggagcagcttatttattcccgcacgtcagcagctcacacattgtttgatttacatttgtcatgatgaaatcaataaactgcTGTAACTTCCTATCCTGGTgccggactcgagttttatttgaggtttctgctgccccccgcaccctgtgcactgcaacagtgggtcggagctcctcacactgacacagtagcgtctcagctccaggctgagggagggtGGACCGTCAGAGTCTGGGtgcccaggatctcatctccacccATCATCCATTCTGGCTAAATGATCCCCTCCTGTCCTCCGCAGATAGTTAAAATCGACTGCAATAACAGACATGAGTACTCTGAGGTCCAGAGTACGAGAGGGCCCACCAaatcgtcccgtcacacactcccggtgtcagacagagagtgaatctcccaccacaccatccgaatcacacattcccggggtcagacacagagtgaatctccctccacaccgtcccatcacacactcccggggtcagacacagagtgaatctccctcctcaccgtcccatcacacactcacggggtcagacacagactgaatctccctcctcaccgtccgatcacacactcccggggtcagacacagagtgaatctccctccacaccgtcccatcacacactcccggggtcagacacagagtgaatctccctccacactgtcccatcacacactcacggggtcagacacagagtgaatctccctccacaccatcccatcacacactcccgggaccagacacagagtgaatctccctccacaccatcccatcacacactcccgggaccagacacagagtgaatctccctccacaccatcccatcacacactcccgggaccagacgcagagtgaatctccctccacaccgtccgaatcacacactcccggggtcagacacagagtgaatctccctccacactgtcccatcacacactccgaggGATAGACTCGGGAAAAAAGGTCTCTCGTGTGAGATATATCAACTGAGTTGaatcagattacagaggacactgtCATTGTGcagggaacacacacacacacacacacacacacacacacacacacacacacacacacacacacacacacacacacacacacacacacgcacacgcacacgcacacgcacacaaacgcacaaacacacacgtTGAATATATGTAGAAGTGCTCACAGAGACTAGGAGGGATGCAATTTGCACAGACCaggggagggtgggagggagTACAAACGGGCAAGGGAGTACAGATGAAATTCATAAACAAAGCAGCTAACAATCACATTTGAATACTAGAGTCGAGAGATCGTCCAGGATGAAGTCAAAGTTGAGGATAGTTTTGCAAAGCGGGACTCCACCCCTTCGTTCTCTACTACGGTCCGCACTCCTCACAGGACGCTGTCCCTTCCCTTCTACTCACACGGACCGCGATCCCAATTAAATGCCATTCTTTCCCATTTTATTCCCACCATTCGCATTACCAATTGACCCTACCCCTTCACAttcactcccactctttgcctgccaGTGGGGACACGGCccttcccatttactcccaccctctgcatcgcttcccattcactccaatcGTCCGAACTTCCAATCCATacattcccattcactcccaatgggacccaacccttcccattcactaccACCCTCTGCACCGCTTCCCATTCACGCCAATCGTCCGAACTCCCAATCCATacattcccattcactcccaatgggacccaaaccttcctattcactaccaccATCTGCCTCCCAATGGGACTCCTTCCAGTTCATTTCTAATGGGTCTGTGAACCTGGAAATTGGCTGGGAGGCCCGAATTCTGTGTTTGACAGAACTCGGAGTGGCGtttaggaaagttgacgagaacGCCGATGGTTTATTAGTTACAAGGAAAGTCGAGGATCGTGTGGATGTTGACGACTTTGTAAAACTGACGAGGTTCTAACTTTTGGTGTACACGGTGTAGATGATCGGACTGATGGACATTCGGCACGCCTTCCTgaagatggtggggggtggggtgcgtgtgagagaggtTTATGGTTTCCGTGTCCCCACGCCGGGAGATTCATTGCGCCCGGTTCCCGGTGTCCACATAGCACACAGGAAGTTATACAGGGCACGGTTCCCGATCTCTGTCTCCACACCGAGAGTTTTACCGCGCACGGTGTCGGTTCTCTGTATCGACACCGGGAATATTACCGCACACGTTTCCTGGTGTctgtatcctcctctctccacgacACTCGGAGTGATGACGCACAGGATCCGGAGAGGAGGATGTCGGATCGGTCTCTATTGTTTGCGATATATTTATTATTAGTGATAAACAGTCTGCGCAATCGAGTGGAGGGTGGTCGAGAGTGTCTGTCCTGCGAGGGGCTCCTGATTGAAAATGGTGAATAGGGAGGGAAcgacagaaggatttagaatggTCAGTAGGGAGGGAGTGAAAGGTTGACTGAAAATGGACTCCGGGGAGAGAATGAGGGGCTGAGTGACAATGGGCGCCAGGGAGGGGACGATGGGCGGAATTAAGATGGCCGTGGTCAGCTTGTTTCTCATGGCCggcagggagggagtgatacACTGCCAAGAGAGTGGGAGTGACAGGCGGAGTAAAATGACCGTCAGGGTTGGTATTGTGCACTGACTGAAAATTatcacggggtgggggggggggggaagttatGTGCTGATTTAAAATAAGATTCTGGATTAAAGCCAGGATATAAAATTATCACCAGGGAGAGAGTGACGCCCCGAGATAACATTGTCACCAGGGAGGGAGTGACGCGCGAATTGAAAATGATCGGTGAGGGAGGGATGCACTGAGAGAAAATGGACGCCAGGAAGGGagtaacacactgacaacccGGAGGAAATGGCGGCCCGACCCGAAATAGTCCCTGATTCCTTTGTTACAATGGCCGACAAGGAGAGAATGATGGACGGAACTCAAATGGCCAACAGGGAGGGAGAGACGCACAGGGTAAAATGGCCTAAATGGAGACAATAGCACATTgagaagagggagggggtaaTAGGTCGATGTAAAACTATCTATTGGGAGAGAGTGACGCTCTGACAAAAAATGGTCGCTGCTTCGCTTAAGATGTCTGACGGGGCAATTTAGGGTTAGTGATACATTGTTTAAAGTGAGCGCCGGGAAGGGATGTTGTGAGACTCCGATTGAAAACTGCTGTCACCATCGTTAATTTTGTTGAGAAatagggagagatgtggtgactgaaggagaccccgttcggccgggttgaaacgggaccaaggagggagagatgtggtgactgaaggagaccccgttcggccgggttgaaacgggacctagGAGCGAGCGACGGCTCGGTTAAAGTGATCGGCAGAGTGGGAGTGAAGGACACGTTGACTTCAAACGGACGTCGCATCACTTGAAATGGCCTCTGGGGAGAGAGAGacggctttggtagaagtgagcacaagagagggagggacgcgctgatttaaaatgggcgaatccttggttaatgtggccgccagggatggagtgcgacactgacttacaatggccactgtcacactcagaatctatggcgaaggaacatgcgctgcccatggatacaatcccgggatcgagtgtgttattgattgtaataacagtattttaatttgtgttttatatattcTTGCATATTGTATATATGTTTTAATTCTAATAATGTTGTCATTGAAtaaactaatgtatatatctcagatatttacacatacacatatacatgtgggttttggggaggagtgctgaggggtttgggaggaagaggagtgatggaacgaggagtggactgaggagatggtgagcgtggcgaagtcactgactcaataAGGGACGAAAAGGGGAGGGGCGAAagttcctgtcacaaactggtgCCCGACATGGAGAAGATAGAGAcggggtgaggaggagtgaaaagACAGGAAGGGAGCGGGGGTGATGGGACGGGGATggaggggatgtaatgggacgTAGAGGGAAGGGAAGTGATGGGACATGGAAGAGGGGGAAGTAATGGGACGGGGGGGAATGATCTGAGAGGACAGGTCTGAGAGAACAGTATGAACGATTGGGGAATGACTTTTTCAATAGTGGAGGATGAATGGGTGATGACATTTCCTTCGCAAATAAGACGCGCTGCAAGAAAGGGGGCGTGTTCTGGGGAAAGTGGGAGCGAGGGGTCGGGGACGCGGTCAGGGCTGATAGGACGGAGAGTTGAGTGTCTCAACGGAGGGAGAGGGGAGCGACTCATTCAACAACTGAAGGAAGGGAATGCGTGGGGGAGCGAAATTTCCCATCAGAAAATGTTCGCCACCCAGGATGTGGTGGATGGCGGGAGAAAGGGCAAGGGGTCAGAAAGGGGAGGGTGTCAAGAGTGACGGGGTGTGTAGGGGTTTGACTCACTGGGTAACAGAGGGAGGGAAGGCGATGAGGAAAGGTGAAAATTGGCATCGCgaaatggcagccaaccagcataAGATGTAGAGCATCGAGGTGGTGGGGATAGGAAagcgaggggagggagggaagggggttTGCGACTGATGCGATGGGAAGGAAGGTGTCAAGATGGAGAgtgtgagggagtgacacacttcgTGGTGGAGGAAATGAGAGGGAGGATTACACACTGTCACAAAATGTCTGTCGGCAGAAGGTTCAATGGAGAGTTGGGAGACCGAggagggagggaatggagaggagggatgaggagatgagattgaataaacagggagggaagtgagtggaaggtgaggaaaagggTTTGCCCCATTCTATGATGCGGGGAGAGCGGTTGTCAATGGTAACCATCACAAAATGGCCGCCAGCCAGGGTGAGATGGgcggtgatagaggggagagcgaggggacagagagcggagtgtttcaggagtgacgggatggggtgagggtgggAGGGGGCGACTCGTAACAAGGGAGCGGGAACACTGAGGGGTACCCATGGGGAGGAATATATATAGTTTGGCACCGTTACCACCCCTCCCATCTCCTAAATACCGCCTTGATTTTTTTCCCTCCCTTCCTCAGGTCGCCTGCCCCGAATACTTCAGTCTGTCCCGTGGATTGAGGGACGCGTTGTCACTGAGGCCCGTGAAAGGCAGGAGTGGGCGCGGGCTTACTGGCGAAGATGGAGGCTAGGTCTATCGGTGCCGGCTGGTTAGGAGCGGGCGGGGTGAGAGGGAGTGATCAGATTGagcaggggaggggagaaagaaagttgaggagaggagacgagagGAGCGTCTGAGCGTCGTCCATTACCCACGctctcagcctctctctcccacactcccctctcttccccctctgtccccttttccctctccatctattccccctcctctctctcccccaccctatcctccagCCCCTCTCACCCCCCTTTATTTCCGTCCTCCCCCATcaccatctctctctctatcctccCCCACGCTGCCTCGCCCCGTCTCTATATCCCCGGTCTCATCCCAAAGCTCTCCCTCATCCCGGCTGTTCTCTCATCTAcgatttctctccctctcctactGGTCTGT
It encodes:
- the LOC140720848 gene encoding NACHT, LRR and PYD domains-containing protein 3-like isoform X3; translation: METGVGQFACMDTERGLSEVPRHLKDVRRKHMETLRTQTETLRVNTILMREKVKVFQLVDRYAELTVISTVRDRRLVEHELLARGRDHEEWREKHLREKLEKIRTDQLFRRSFVQKLKRSLSGNKFGMSAAVAGVPGIGKTTMVQKIVYDWATGKIFQRFQFVFSFKFRELNSINCRINLRELILDQYPYFGNLLREVWKNPEGLLFIFDGLYEFKHIIDFADSRRDTEPKHQCPDPEWWCEVSDIVYSLIQGKLLPGCSVLVTTRPNALHLLEKAEISVRAEILGFVGEERKEYFTRHFVDQTVAEAVFKHVKENEILYTMSYNPSYCWILALALGPFFTQRVRDPQRVPKTITQLYSYYIYNMLKNHGREIESPRDVLLRVGQMAFRGVSRKKIVFTDGDLMKYNLQPSQFLSGFLMELLEREDSARSVVYTFPHLIIQEFVAAVAQFLNPHPGDILIFLSEAHNTTDGRFEVFLRFVAGLSFPMTARGLEEILGPFPHQTTCRVIDWVKEEVKRQSRNTRSEAGKRSFLNTLHYLFESQNRGLAQAALGSVESLSFSGMTLTPIDCAVLSHVIGFCDTIKHLDLENCHIQFEGIQRLGPGLHKCQELRLGVNELGDSGVKLVSAALKNSECKIQKLWLGDVGLTDSGAEDLGSALSTNPSLMELDLNGNKLGDSGVKLVSAALRNPECKIQKLGLLNVGLTDSGAEDLASALSTNPSLTELNLGLNSLTDRSVPALRRLILTLPSLERIRLWGSRFSETGEKELRYLQVPRPGLPVTV
- the LOC140720848 gene encoding NACHT, LRR and PYD domains-containing protein 3-like isoform X1, encoding METDLTSAISAFLSNCEDHQLFQLTRFYMERLEQAIEEGVEGVSFMLMGEDHFTGPQYHRVTELAEKGNRADASKLLLDLVMERGSGAQRVMWESFVKLHHHLPKLSRILNEIRERGVGQFACMDTERGLSEVPRHLKDVRRKHMETLRTQTETLRVNTILMREKVKVFQLVDRYAELTVISTVRDRRLVEHELLARGRDHEEWREKHLREKLEKIRTDQLFRRSFVQKLKRSLSGNKFGMSAAVAGVPGIGKTTMVQKIVYDWATGKIFQRFQFVFSFKFRELNSINCRINLRELILDQYPYFGNLLREVWKNPEGLLFIFDGLYEFKHIIDFADSRRDTEPKHQCPDPEWWCEVSDIVYSLIQGKLLPGCSVLVTTRPNALHLLEKAEISVRAEILGFVGEERKEYFTRHFVDQTVAEAVFKHVKENEILYTMSYNPSYCWILALALGPFFTQRVRDPQRVPKTITQLYSYYIYNMLKNHGREIESPRDVLLRVGQMAFRGVSRKKIVFTDGDLMKYNLQPSQFLSGFLMELLEREDSARSVVYTFPHLIIQEFVAAVAQFLNPHPGDILIFLSEAHNTTDGRFEVFLRFVAGLSFPMTARGLEEILGPFPHQTTCRVIDWVKEEVKRQSRNTRSEAGKRSFLNTLHYLFESQNRGLAQAALGSVESLSFSGMTLTPIDCAVLSHVIGFCDTIKHLDLENCHIQFEGIQRLGPGLHKCQELRLGVNELGDSGVKLVSAALKNSECKIQKLWLGDVGLTDSGAEDLGSALSTNPSLMELDLNGNKLGDSGVKLVSAALRNPECKIQKLGLLNVGLTDSGAEDLASALSTNPSLTELNLGLNSLTDRSVPALRRLILTLPSLERIRLWGSRFSETGEKELRYLQVPRPGLPVTV
- the LOC140720848 gene encoding NLR family CARD domain-containing protein 3-like isoform X2, translated to METDLTSAISAFLSNCEDHQLFQLTRFYMERLEQAIEEGVEGVSFMLMGEDHFTGPQYHRVTELAEKGNRADASKLLLDLVMERGSGAQRVMWESFVKLHHHLPKLSRILNEIRERGVGQFACMDTERGLSEVPRHLKDVRRKHMETLRTQTETLRVNTILMREKVKVFQLVDRYAELTVISTVRDRRLVEHELLARGRDHEEWREKHLREKLEKIRTDQLFRRSFVQKLKRSLSGNKFGMSAAVAGVPGIGKTTMVQKIVYDWATGKIFQRFQFVFSFKFRELNSINCRINLRELILDQYPYFGNLLREVWKNPEGLLFIFDGLYEFKHIIDFADSRRDTEPKHQCPDPEWWCEVSDIVYSLIQGKLLPGCSVLVTTRPNALHLLEKAEISVRAEILGFVGEERKEYFTRHFVDQTVAEAVFKHVKENEILYTMSYNPSYCWILALALGPFFTQRVRDPQRVPKTITQLYSYYIYNMLKNHGREIESPRDVLLRVGQMAFRGVSRKKIVFTDGDLMKYNLQPSQFLSGFLMELLEREDSARSVVYTFPHLIIQEFVAAVAQFLNPHPGDILIFLSEAHNTTDGRFEVFLRFVAGLSFPMTARGLEEILGPFPHQTTCRVIDWVKEEVKRQSRNTRSEAGKRSFLNTLHYLFESQNRGLAQAALGSVESLSFSGMTLTPIDCAVLSHVIGFCDTIKHLDLENCHIQFEGIQRLGPGLHKCQELRLGVNELGDSGVKLVSAALKNSECKIQKLWLLNVGLTDSGAEDLASALSTNPSLTELNLGLNSLTDRSVPALRRLILTLPSLERIRLWGSRFSETGEKELRYLQVPRPGLPVTV